Proteins encoded in a region of the Mercenaria mercenaria strain notata chromosome 1, MADL_Memer_1, whole genome shotgun sequence genome:
- the LOC123544167 gene encoding beta-1,4-glucuronyltransferase 1-like, whose amino-acid sequence MGRMSVESMIWSHYGKTVMILLVITVILQAYHMTKLMKLHERNKEETETGESLHKKHIREVNAGDRFTGQRMIKRVSLLEYVEQIEKAHLMDSSGTYMIIENVVTPVSDDSNETLSLCSQTTADHLHYLKDLTETWHGPVSVTVFTHGHETAFALYSIAYMHTCFEKVQTSVRFHVAYPISHPPINLKTVINMEMHCDNFESLINENNINYENEIAYPHNVLRNIAVSSASTPYILVIDIDMIPSQDLNETFSQFISRQSISEIKGDKNKVEQTVYVVPAFESQGDHKTFDKQSLLKQWDFQNVRPFYKNVCWKCQKVTDYDKWRGLPNLPFLDVGYILEWEDPWEPFYIARRKDLPPYDGRFKQYGFNRISQVCELHIAGYQFAVLNNAFLVHRGFKEPASFHAKKDAENSRNRELFRTFKENLKERYPKSTRQC is encoded by the exons ATGGGAAGGATGAGTGTAGAGTCTATGATCTGGAGTCACTATGGGAAGACTGTCATGATACTCCTTGTAATAACTGTCATTTTACAAGCTTATCACATGACTAAACTGATGAAACTGCATGAGAGAAATAAGGAAGAGACGGAGACAGGTGAAAGTTTGCACAAGAAACATATAAGGGAGGTCAATGCAGGTGATAGATTTACAGGTCAGCGTATGATTAAACGTGTCAGTTTGCTTGAATATGTTGAACAGATCGAGAAAGCTCATTTAATGGATTCCAGCGGAACATACATGATTATTGAAAATGTTGTGACTCCTGTGTCGGATGATAGTAATGAAACCCTCTCACTGTGTTCTCAGACAACTGCAGATCATTTGCATTATTTGAAagatctgactgaaacttggcaCGGACCAGTATCAGTAACAGTTTTCACACATGGTCATGAAACAGCATTTGCTCTGTATTCGATAGCATACATGCATACATGTTTTGAAAAAGTACAAACGTCAGTGAGATTTCATGTTGCATATCCAATATCACATCCTCCTATCAATTTaaaaacagtcataaatatggaAATGCATTGTGATAATTTTGAAAGTTTAATTAACGAGAATAacataaattatgaaaatgaGATTGCCTATCCACATAATGTATTGCGCAATATTGCTGTGTCATCTGCATCAACTCCATATATATTAGTGATAGACATAGATATGATTCCTTCCCAAGATCTCAATGAAACTTTCTCGCAATTTATAAGCAGGCAGTCGATatctgaaataaagggagataaaaatAAGGTTGAACAGACAGTGTATGTTGTTCCTGCATTTGAATCTCAAGGTGATCATAAAACATTTGACAAACAGTCACTCTTAAAGCaatgggacttccaaaatgtccgtccgttttataaaaatgtttgttggAAATGTCAAAAGGTGACTGACTATGATAAATGGCGAGGATTACCCAACTTGCCATTCTTGGATGTAGGGTATATATTGGAATGGGAAGATCCGTGGGAGCCATTCTACATTGCAAGGAGGAAGGATCTACCACCGTATGATGGGAGATTTAAACAGTATGGATTTAACAGAATAAGCCAG GTTTGTGAACTGCATATTGCTGGGTACCAGTTTGCTGTGTTGAATAATGCATTCTTGGTGCACAGAGGATTTAAGGAACCAGCCAGTTTCCATGCAAAGAAAGATGCAGAGAATAGCAGAAATAGAGAATTGTTTCGAACTTTCAAAGAAAATCTTAAAGAACGTTATCCCAAGTCTACCAGGCAGTGTTGA